The sequence below is a genomic window from Liolophura sinensis isolate JHLJ2023 chromosome 2, CUHK_Ljap_v2, whole genome shotgun sequence.
CAGTGTCCAATCCATTGCCGTCCATCAGCTCCACGTAGTCATTCGTCCCGCACTATAGAACCAACGACAAACAAGTACAGTGGAACATTTCAACACAGCACTGGTTGATATATTCTCGTTTGACTGTTTAGCGTGTGCGAGTGTGCGCGTGTGCGTGCATATAtaaattatgtatgtataatgtcatgcatgcttggagttttatgtATTGCCGGTAGgtaaaaagttttcagtcacatgacgacgagaagtcttTAGGTGTTCGTGcaaatacatatactgtgtcttcttgtggtagagcgagtccatgccgctaaagtgaagccgtcactgaagtatcatgccggagacacaagacatgacacccaacctagtcacattatactgacactgggcctaccagtcctgtttccttgctccaacctgtcagcgctgagcgccaagcgacgCAGCAGCAAGAACCATTTgtagtctttgatatgacctgacCGTGGTTTAATCCTGAGTCtaccgacttcgaggcggaagCTCTAACCATCTGGTCACCGAAGCGGTTCAGAATTACTCAGTAACCATATTGTGTACAAACTAGTCTGTAAGCTGTCCTTAATCAagaatgtgtatctcagttgtgctttgattacACCTATTCATATATCCACGTTGCTGAAATTATTTATCGAGACGCACATGTAATCCCTTCGTCCCGGGTTAATCGGGTTTACGCACAATTATGAAGCTGAGCGCCAcagattttgaatttatttatttatttatttgattggtgttttatgccatactcaagaatatttcacttgtacgacggcggccagcattatcgtggagGGAAAGCGGGCAGaccccggtgaaaacccacgaccatccacaagttgctgtcTGGCCCACAGATGCATGTGGAGTCATGGCATAGCGCGGAGCGAAAGTTAGGGATATATAATTTTTGGTTTGAAGTTCACAATTTTTTTGGTATTTAAATAGTAAGGAGAAATACTGCGCTGTGGTGGATTGTTTAATCCTGACCTTGCCAGTAAGCCCAGTTTCCATGTCAAAGGCCACTTCCGGTAGAGACACTGTCACGCCCACATCAACGTTAACCAATCGGATTTTCTCCGGGTAGATGATGGACACGCTGCAATTCTTCTTGTGGCCGTAGTTTTTGAGTGTGTAATAACCATCCTGATACAGCGAGACAACGTTACAGGCTGAGAAAAAATAAGGAAAGAATCAAGATTACATGTTGTCATGTAAAAACTTGTTTTCAGAATTGCCtgtaatgtattttttatcGTAAACAAATTTGATTTGTTCGAAAATGTGTGCACCATTTCTACGTGATTCTAGCACACTGAAAACATAAAGTCTGGTTTTTTCATCTTTGTGTTGACACagataataacagaatacattctagaatcactcagaaaacagaatTTCTGCTGATTAGTATTTTTTAGAGCAGGAAAACTTTCTGACttattaaatttctttcttcAGTTGAGCTTTTTCATTTGGTTAAGCATCATTATTGGTCTTTTTCACCACTTTGATAAATACCGTGGACAGTCAGCGATTCTTGATTTGGGAGAAATGTAGATCCACCTTCTATTAGCATTGGTTTTGGGGATAACTTTGGCCTGTAGAGtttatttttctcttatttGTTAGGTGTTGCCTTTTGTGTCGTTTTGTAGGGCAGGCTTTACGAGGATTTTGGTAGGTACTATTTGATTTGGGAGGATGCATACACTTGGAAACGTGGTGAAATGTCAGTGTCCCTGTTGTCAAGCTGACACCTCTTGTGCCTGAGAGGATCAATATTAATTTCATCCATCATGGCCTGGTCCTTCGAAATTTTGACAATTAATTTCTCAGAGGCCAGTCTGCGAGGGGCTAAGATGGTTTGGGGATTGTAGATCTATAGGGACTGCTCAGCGGCACCGAttgttaacatgtacataaatggcAAATTAATGGCAGTCTGAACCCTTTAGTTAAATGCGACAACGGGATGACTTACGCTGTGGATTTCTGGGAAACCTGATGGTCACTCTAAAACCATCACCAGCTCGCGGTAAACGGAATTGGATCAAGGCGACGTTTTGTGAAGAGAGGTAGATTTTGGTGGGCTTGTGGGCACCGCAGAAAGTCCGGAATCGTTCGTCTAGCGGATCTTCGTGATCGATATCACCCGGGAAAACTTGTCCGTTCAGTTCCCAACCGTCCACAAtctgtgcaacaacaacagcaagaaGAATAAGCCACTTCCATTTCCACTGCTAATCTTCACAAAGTAGAATGACTAACACATATGACAGCCCACCCAGATACATTATACTAACACGAGGCCAACCAGccatgtttctttgctctaacctctgagtgctgagCGCTAAAGGGTGCaacaacaagtgccatttttaaagtctttgcaTGGCATAACTTGACGCGGGTTTGATCCAATATCTCCAACTTCcaggcggacactctaaccattaggtcactgacgtgggctttaacgtcgtacttatgAAAACGTCTTCAGATATAtcacgacgagaagtcattaggtaggcgtacatatattgtgtcttcttgaggcaaGGCAActccatgccgctaaagtgctgcccCAACTGAGGTATAAGTCACGTAATACTgacaaccagccctgtttcctttctctaacgtCTCAGCGCCAAGCTTTAAGCGAAGGAATAAGAAGCACCATTTTCAAAATCGTTGGTTTGACTCGACCCGGCtttgatcccggatctaccgACTTCAATGCGGAAACTCTGACCATTAGACCTTAGAAGTGGTCG
It includes:
- the LOC135463193 gene encoding corticotropin-releasing factor-binding protein-like, translating into MESFAGQYYYQSDGTSDGVCGLFLIGLSNQLVEIDFTEFQVDCASGGLLSIVDGWELNGQVFPGDIDHEDPLDERFRTFCGAHKPTKIYLSSQNVALIQFRLPRAGDGFRVTIRFPRNPQPCNVVSLYQDGYYTLKNYGHKKNCSVSIIYPEKIRLVNVDVGVTVSLPEVAFDMETGLTGKCGTNDYVELMDGNGLDTGRMKPRLIFCGADSVTHRDEMILGCQHSVVRLVSSGRFHNSVTFAYKIPSDEEMASISPDHC